A single window of Paenibacillus urinalis DNA harbors:
- the tmk gene encoding dTMP kinase: MKKMFIIALEGLDKSGKATQAKLLTEALREKGLKVEQSEFHRYDTPTGELIAKWLRKEYPVSQATIELIMAADKHAQQEYFNELEAAGVDVLILDRYTLSQFVYGIVNEMPYDWCEKLQELLRKPDMDIVIEIPPELSMERKGKHNGGVNDRYESDLNLLHQVSFAYRIFRRKDHPIIDGNAPIEDVHEEIKKEVIARLKDEDIL, from the coding sequence ATGAAGAAAATGTTCATCATAGCCCTTGAGGGACTTGATAAGAGTGGGAAAGCCACTCAAGCAAAGCTGCTTACTGAAGCATTGCGGGAGAAAGGTCTCAAGGTAGAGCAGAGTGAGTTTCATCGGTATGATACGCCAACCGGAGAGCTCATCGCAAAATGGCTTCGTAAGGAATACCCTGTTAGCCAAGCTACTATCGAGCTGATCATGGCAGCCGATAAGCATGCTCAACAAGAATACTTCAATGAACTAGAAGCTGCCGGTGTAGATGTACTAATCCTAGATCGCTATACTCTAAGTCAATTTGTTTATGGCATAGTGAATGAAATGCCATATGATTGGTGCGAAAAGCTTCAGGAGCTTTTACGTAAGCCAGATATGGATATTGTTATTGAAATTCCACCAGAGCTCAGCATGGAGCGAAAAGGAAAGCATAATGGCGGTGTTAATGATCGTTATGAATCTGATCTTAATTTGCTTCATCAAGTTAGCTTTGCCTATCGAATCTTCAGAAGAAAAGATCATCCAATTATAGATGGAAATGCGCCGATCGAGGATGTTCATGAAGAAATTAAGAAGGAAGTCATCGCAAGACTTAAAGACGAGGACATCCTATAA